GAGGGAGGAAGTAAAATGAACACAGCTTATACATTGCCTGATGAACGAGGTCATTTCGGGGATTTTGGAGGAAGGTATGTGCCGGAGACACTTATGCAGGCCATTCTTGAATTGGAAGAGGAGTATAAGAAAGCTCAAGCCGATGAAAGTTTTCAGAAAGAACTGAAGGCTTTGCTGAAAGACTATGTCGGACGGGAAACTCCTCTTTATTTTGCTGAGAACCTCACAAATTATGCCGGCGGTGCGAAGGTCTATCTTAAGAGAGAAGATTTGAATCATACAGGTGCCCATAAAATAAACAACTCACTGGGCCAGGCTCTATTGGCGCTGCGAATGGGAAAAAGAAAAATAGTAGCTGAAACGGGTGCAGGGCAGCATGGAGTCGCAACAGCAACTGCATGTGCGCTTTTAAATCTTGAATGCATTATTTTTATGGGTGAAGAGGACATCAGGAGACAGCAGCTGAACGTATTCAGAATGGAACTGCTTGGAGCGAAGGTTGTAGGGGTACAATCGGGAAGTGCCACCTTAAAAGATGCAGTCAACGAAGCACTCCGCTACTGGGTGACAAATGTCGAGGATACACATTACATCCTTGGTTCTGTGATGGGACCACATCCTTTTCCTATGATTGTACGGGATTTTCAGAGTGTTATCGGAAATGAGACGAAGAAGCAATACCTTGAAAAAGAAGGTAAACTCCCTGATGCAGTTGTGGCTTGCATTGGAGGCGGAAGCAATTCAATGGGCATGTTTTATCCTTTCATTAAAGATGATACGGTCCGCATGGTTGGGGTTGAAGCAGCTGGTTTGGGTACAGATACAGATAAGCACGCTGCTTCTTTAACAAAAGGAACTCCTGGAGTTCTTCATGGAGCATTAATGTATTTGCTGCAGGATGAACACGGTCAAATTCAGGAGGCTCATTCCATCTCAGCTGGCCTTGATTATCCAGGAGTTGGGCCGGAACACAGCTATCTGAAAGACAGCGGAAGAGCCGAGTATGAATCCATTACAGACGATGAGGCGCTTGATGCATTAAAGCTTTTATGCAAACTGGAAGGCATTATCCCTGCGCTGGAAAGCTCCCATGCCGTAGCCTATGCATTAAAGCTTGCACCGCAAATGAAAAAAGACGAAGGCCTTGTCATCTGTTTATCTGGCAGAGGCGATAAAGATGTAGAAACTGTAAGAGCAAGATTAGGAGGGAAAGGACAATGAACCGGGTTGAAAAAGTTTTTCAGAGCCTTAAGCAAAACAAAGAAAAAGCATTTGTGCCATATATAATGGCTGGGGACGGAGGCTTAGAGACACTGGCCGAGAAAATCACATTCCTTGAAAAAGCGGGAGCAACAGCCATTGAAATTGGGATTCCGTTTTCGGATCCGGTTGCAGATGGCCCAGTCATCCAGCAGGCTGGCATTCGAGCATTAGAAGCCGGAACAACCCTTAGAGGGGTCTTAGCTAAAATTGCGGAAATCCGGCCTATTGTTCACATCCCGCTGATCTTTATGACATACATGAATCCGATCATGGCCTATGGCATTGGCAACTTTATTTCTGATGCCTCCAGGTCAGGGGTAGACGGCTTAATATTACCTGATCTTCCTGCAGAGGAAGAGGAGATCATTGCACCAATTGCAGAAAGATCTGGAATCGAAATTATCCGCCTTGTGACCTTAACCAGTCCATTGGAGCGCATAGAGGCGATTGCAGCTAAAGGGAAAGGCTTCCTATACGCTGTAACGGTTAATGGCATCACTGGGGCAAGAAAAGAATTTAAAGATGAGCTTGGAAAGCATTTGGAGAAGGTTAGAGATGTAAGTCCGATACCAGTATTGGCCGGCTTCGGAATTTCTGAACCAGAGCATGTAAAAGAAATGAATCAGCATTGTGACGGGGTAATCGTTGGAAGCAAGATCATAGAGCTTTTTCAAAGCGGTGAGTTAGCAAAGGTTGAAGAGCTGATCGCTTCATCTAAAATAGAAGAAATTAAATTGTGAAACAATAGCTTTCTCCTTGATGGAGGAGGCTTTTTATTTGATTAAGCCCAATTTTAAAAATATTTATTGTAATGGTTGACATGCAAGGTGAATACTTTATAATTACAAGTAATCCGAGTAAATTAATGAGATTTATAGGAATAGGTGATTTTTAAAATGTTCATTGAGATAAGCGATGTGAATAAACAATATAGCGATAAAGAAAATCGTCCTGTTGACGTCTTGAAAGATATTAATTTATCCATTGAGAAAGGCCAGTTTGTTTCAATTTTAGGCCCTTCAGGATGCGGAAAGTCAACACTTCTTTCAATCGTCGCAGGGCTGACTAAAACAACTTCAGGCCACATTCAAATCGATGGCAAAGCCATAACAAAGCCCGGAAAAGACAGGGGAATGGTGTTCCAGCAGGCAGCCTTATTCCCTTGGCTGACAGTCATGGAAAATGTCACGTTTCCGCTGAAAAAAGAAATGAAGAAGAAAGATGCAGAGGAAACAGCACTTAAGTATCTGCAAATGGTTCAGCTGGGAAAATATATATCCCATTATCCTCATGAA
This window of the Cytobacillus pseudoceanisediminis genome carries:
- the trpB gene encoding tryptophan synthase subunit beta, with protein sequence MNTAYTLPDERGHFGDFGGRYVPETLMQAILELEEEYKKAQADESFQKELKALLKDYVGRETPLYFAENLTNYAGGAKVYLKREDLNHTGAHKINNSLGQALLALRMGKRKIVAETGAGQHGVATATACALLNLECIIFMGEEDIRRQQLNVFRMELLGAKVVGVQSGSATLKDAVNEALRYWVTNVEDTHYILGSVMGPHPFPMIVRDFQSVIGNETKKQYLEKEGKLPDAVVACIGGGSNSMGMFYPFIKDDTVRMVGVEAAGLGTDTDKHAASLTKGTPGVLHGALMYLLQDEHGQIQEAHSISAGLDYPGVGPEHSYLKDSGRAEYESITDDEALDALKLLCKLEGIIPALESSHAVAYALKLAPQMKKDEGLVICLSGRGDKDVETVRARLGGKGQ
- the trpA gene encoding tryptophan synthase subunit alpha, giving the protein MNRVEKVFQSLKQNKEKAFVPYIMAGDGGLETLAEKITFLEKAGATAIEIGIPFSDPVADGPVIQQAGIRALEAGTTLRGVLAKIAEIRPIVHIPLIFMTYMNPIMAYGIGNFISDASRSGVDGLILPDLPAEEEEIIAPIAERSGIEIIRLVTLTSPLERIEAIAAKGKGFLYAVTVNGITGARKEFKDELGKHLEKVRDVSPIPVLAGFGISEPEHVKEMNQHCDGVIVGSKIIELFQSGELAKVEELIASSKIEEIKL
- a CDS encoding ABC transporter ATP-binding protein, translating into MFIEISDVNKQYSDKENRPVDVLKDINLSIEKGQFVSILGPSGCGKSTLLSIVAGLTKTTSGHIQIDGKAITKPGKDRGMVFQQAALFPWLTVMENVTFPLKKEMKKKDAEETALKYLQMVQLGKYISHYPHELSGGMQQRVAIARALAMNPETLLMDEPFGALDEQTRSRLHGQLENIWTETKKTILFVTHSISESIKLSDRIIVMGTKPGIILQDITVDIPRPREEHKKEMLEIEDHIMKYLKKEIDKVVSEELQYANSH